Proteins from one Candidatus Schekmanbacteria bacterium genomic window:
- the flgG gene encoding flagellar basal-body rod protein FlgG: MIRALWTAASGMEAQQLNIDVIANNLANVNTVGFKRSRADFQELLYKSLQTPGNSSSATSEIPTGAQIGLGVKPVAVQKLFSQGDYQQTENQLDIAIEGDGFFQVLQPNGEIAYTRAGSFKKNSEGQIVTSDGYPLEPSITISPDAISVTIGSDGTVSVVEAGSDTSNIVGQIELAKFLNPAGLKSIGRNLYVPTSASGDVVTGIPGETGFGTLNQGYLEMSNVNVVEEMVNMIIAQRAYETNAKAITAADEMLQQANNVTR; the protein is encoded by the coding sequence ATGATTAGAGCATTATGGACAGCGGCATCAGGTATGGAAGCCCAACAGCTCAATATAGATGTCATTGCAAACAACTTGGCAAATGTAAATACTGTAGGTTTTAAAAGAAGCCGGGCTGATTTTCAGGAACTACTTTATAAAAGCTTGCAAACACCGGGAAATTCTTCATCAGCAACAAGTGAAATTCCAACAGGAGCCCAAATAGGACTTGGAGTAAAGCCTGTTGCAGTTCAAAAGCTCTTTTCACAGGGTGATTATCAGCAAACAGAAAACCAGCTCGACATTGCAATAGAAGGAGATGGTTTTTTTCAGGTATTACAGCCAAACGGAGAAATAGCATATACACGGGCAGGCTCGTTCAAGAAGAATAGCGAAGGACAAATTGTTACATCAGACGGCTATCCCTTAGAGCCATCTATCACAATTTCCCCAGATGCAATATCAGTAACTATAGGAAGTGATGGCACTGTTTCTGTTGTGGAAGCAGGCTCGGATACCTCAAACATTGTTGGGCAGATAGAACTTGCAAAGTTTTTAAACCCTGCAGGACTTAAAAGTATTGGACGCAATCTCTATGTGCCAACAAGCGCATCAGGAGATGTTGTAACTGGAATCCCTGGTGAAACAGGATTTGGAACATTGAATCAGGGGTATTTAGAAATGTCCAATGTAAATGTAGTTGAAGAGATGGTTAATATGATAATTGCGCAACGGGCATATGAAACAAACGCCAAAGCAATTACAGCCGCTGACGAAATGCTTCAACAAGCTAATAATGTAACAAGGTAA
- the flgA gene encoding flagella basal body P-ring formation protein FlgA: MNKIKMLHKYYWITGLFTAMAFLLTLASAENMINIKAKEKCTVAGEKILLSDIATISTEDNLLKQKLENLEIGFSPYIGMSRNLTAKEIKIRLKQNNIPLERVNLDFPESVYVTRDFQTLNSKEIEKTVSKYFDKKFASNPDIKLKRIRGAQNLTLPAGKISTNIEIVRKSISGNTYSILFTVFVNGKKSAFLQLSADVEKIEDIVVARKKIFRNQIITEKDVTVIRKISDMRTKNNFSKISDVIGKKATRLIDVNKAITSDMVEEIPLLERGDVVSIRVISNGLMVSALGEVLSKGYQGKKVKVRNIDSGKILKATVMNKKEVRIEL, encoded by the coding sequence ATGAACAAAATTAAAATGTTACACAAATATTATTGGATAACTGGTTTATTTACAGCAATGGCTTTTCTTCTCACACTTGCATCAGCTGAAAATATGATCAATATTAAAGCAAAGGAGAAATGTACGGTTGCAGGAGAGAAAATCCTCCTTTCTGACATTGCAACGATTTCCACAGAAGACAATCTTTTAAAACAGAAATTGGAAAATCTTGAAATTGGATTTTCTCCATATATCGGAATGTCAAGAAACCTTACAGCAAAAGAAATAAAAATCCGTTTGAAACAAAACAATATTCCTTTAGAAAGAGTTAATCTTGATTTTCCCGAAAGTGTATATGTAACTCGAGATTTTCAAACTTTGAATTCCAAAGAAATAGAAAAAACTGTCAGCAAGTACTTTGACAAAAAATTTGCTTCCAATCCTGACATAAAATTAAAGAGAATAAGAGGGGCTCAAAACCTGACTCTTCCTGCAGGAAAAATCAGTACCAACATAGAAATTGTTCGAAAATCGATATCCGGCAACACTTATTCAATTCTTTTCACTGTATTTGTAAATGGCAAAAAAAGTGCATTTTTACAATTGTCAGCAGATGTTGAAAAAATCGAAGATATTGTAGTGGCAAGAAAAAAAATATTCAGAAATCAGATAATAACTGAAAAGGATGTAACTGTAATAAGAAAGATATCGGATATGAGGACTAAAAACAATTTTTCTAAAATAAGCGATGTAATAGGAAAAAAAGCTACAAGATTGATTGATGTCAACAAAGCCATAACATCAGATATGGTCGAAGAGATTCCTCTGCTTGAAAGAGGAGATGTAGTTTCTATAAGAGTAATTTCAAATGGCTTAATGGTTTCTGCGTTGGGAGAAGTTTTAAGTAAAGGATATCAGGGAAAAAAGGTAAAAGTCAGGAATATAGATTCAGGAAAAATTCTAAAAGCAACAGTAATGAATAAAAAGGAGGTTAGAATTGAACTATAA